One genomic segment of Candidatus Marsarchaeota archaeon includes these proteins:
- a CDS encoding EamA family transporter encodes MPAVSGKARNILMLLLSTGLAAVGQLFFKASLAPFAPAIFVIGFLSYVASTVAYFYVLSRAHLSWTYGIGGLSYIFTVLLAFFVLRENIPILRWVGVLIITFGVLLVGAS; translated from the coding sequence ATGCCGGCAGTTAGCGGGAAGGCAAGGAACATACTCATGCTGCTGCTATCCACGGGCCTGGCCGCTGTGGGCCAGCTCTTCTTCAAGGCCTCGCTCGCGCCGTTCGCGCCCGCAATCTTCGTCATAGGGTTCCTGTCTTATGTGGCGTCGACTGTGGCGTATTTCTACGTGCTGAGCAGGGCGCACCTGAGCTGGACGTACGGCATCGGCGGCCTGAGCTACATATTCACCGTTCTGCTCGCATTTTTTGTGCTGCGCGAGAACATACCCATTCTTAGGTGGGTTGGCGTGCTGATAATAACGTTCGGCGTGCTGCTTGTAGGGGCGAGCTAG
- a CDS encoding 30S ribosomal protein S15, which produces MAKMHTKSKGKSKSRKPIVEKGVIPEGFPLTKEQVEKLIADYSKQGIKPAMIGELLKKEHGVLNVEQITGKRLMQVLKEHKLAGDIPPDMMDLMAKAVNLRHHLGRNKKDMSNSLRLKRIESKIWRLTRYYIQSGALPGTWRYDPQQAELLIKGRA; this is translated from the coding sequence ATGGCAAAAATGCATACCAAGAGCAAAGGCAAGTCGAAGTCCAGGAAGCCCATAGTCGAGAAGGGAGTGATACCAGAGGGCTTCCCGCTCACGAAGGAGCAGGTTGAGAAGCTCATAGCCGACTATTCGAAGCAGGGGATTAAGCCAGCAATGATAGGCGAGCTGCTCAAGAAGGAGCACGGCGTCCTCAATGTAGAGCAGATCACAGGCAAGCGCCTCATGCAGGTGCTGAAGGAGCACAAGCTTGCGGGCGACATACCCCCAGACATGATGGACCTCATGGCCAAGGCCGTAAACCTGCGCCACCATCTCGGCAGGAACAAGAAGGATATGAGCAACTCGCTCAGGCTCAAGCGCATAGAGTCGAAGATATGGCGCCTTACGCGATATTACATTCAGTCAGGGGCGCTGCCCGGCACGTGGCGTTACGATCCGCAGCAGGCCGAGCTTCTGATAAAGGGAAGGGCGTGA
- a CDS encoding methyltransferase domain-containing protein: protein MLVPPSYRHLKRGPQVVLPKDIGLIIAYAGIGKNSVCVDAGTGSGWLAVSLARVCRRVVSYDVRDDFLKIAGKNRELEGLDNLELVNRDATKGISERDVDLITLDMADSYKVLRHAYKALKVDGFVVGYLPHMEQVKKFVSTLEKQKFRNIFTIEAIVRDMLVREEGMRPSTKGVWHTAYLTFAQK from the coding sequence ATGCTAGTACCGCCCAGCTACAGGCACCTGAAAAGGGGCCCGCAAGTCGTGCTCCCGAAGGACATCGGGCTCATAATCGCATATGCCGGAATAGGCAAGAACAGCGTATGCGTCGATGCCGGCACGGGCAGCGGCTGGCTCGCTGTCTCGCTGGCGAGGGTATGCAGGCGCGTTGTCAGCTATGACGTGCGCGACGACTTTCTGAAGATAGCTGGTAAAAACAGGGAACTGGAAGGCCTTGACAATCTAGAACTCGTCAACCGCGACGCCACCAAAGGCATAAGCGAAAGGGACGTAGACCTGATAACGCTCGACATGGCGGATTCGTACAAGGTGCTGAGGCACGCCTACAAGGCGCTCAAGGTCGATGGCTTCGTGGTCGGATACCTGCCCCACATGGAGCAGGTGAAGAAGTTCGTAAGCACGCTTGAAAAGCAGAAGTTCAGGAACATATTCACAATAGAGGCCATAGTGCGCGACATGCTTGTCAGGGAGGAAGGCATGCGCCCATCAACGAAGGGCGTATGGCACACCGCCTATCTGACGTTCGCCCAGAAGTGA
- a CDS encoding MoxR family ATPase encodes MDAKAAFEKILAEVKKRIAGNDEIIRLMFIAMVANGHVLLEGVPGVAKTTMAKTLAETVQATFGRIQGTPDLEFKDIVGYSYFDETTKTVQLKKGPIFSNILLIDELNRAPPKTTTALLEALEEHQVTIADSTLQLARPFIAMATQNPLNIEGTTQLPKVLADRFLMRIAVDYATIEAEQEMLHLKESEADTPVERVISTNDVLELQKQAKAVKVPDSVIDYITTVVNATRKDIHVVMGASPRAEISFMMCAKAKALIEGRAEVNADDIKYLSRPVLSHRIVVRSTGGVGVNGIIDGIVATLQASGRA; translated from the coding sequence ATGGATGCGAAAGCAGCGTTTGAAAAGATACTTGCCGAAGTAAAGAAGCGCATAGCAGGCAACGATGAGATAATACGGCTCATGTTCATTGCAATGGTCGCCAACGGCCACGTGCTCCTGGAAGGCGTTCCAGGCGTGGCAAAGACCACGATGGCCAAGACGCTGGCAGAGACCGTGCAGGCAACGTTCGGGCGCATACAGGGCACCCCAGACCTCGAGTTCAAGGACATAGTGGGCTATTCCTATTTCGACGAAACGACAAAGACCGTCCAGCTCAAGAAGGGCCCCATATTCTCCAACATCCTGCTGATAGACGAGCTCAACAGGGCCCCACCGAAGACGACCACAGCGCTGCTTGAGGCACTGGAGGAGCACCAGGTCACGATTGCAGACTCTACGCTCCAGCTGGCCAGGCCGTTCATAGCAATGGCCACGCAGAACCCGCTCAACATAGAGGGCACCACCCAGCTGCCGAAAGTGCTCGCCGACAGGTTCCTTATGCGCATAGCCGTGGATTACGCCACGATTGAGGCGGAGCAGGAGATGCTGCACCTGAAGGAGAGCGAGGCAGACACGCCCGTCGAACGCGTCATTTCGACAAATGATGTCTTGGAGCTGCAGAAGCAGGCCAAGGCGGTGAAGGTCCCCGATTCAGTAATCGATTACATAACGACCGTTGTAAATGCGACGAGGAAGGACATCCACGTAGTAATGGGCGCCAGTCCCAGGGCCGAGATAAGCTTCATGATGTGCGCCAAGGCGAAGGCCCTCATCGAGGGCAGGGCCGAGGTGAATGCCGACGACATAAAGTATCTCTCCAGGCCGGTGCTCAGCCACAGGATAGTCGTGCGCTCCACAGGCGGCGTCGGCGTTAACGGCATCATAGACGGCATAGTGGCTACGCTCCAGGCGTCGGGCCGGGCATAG
- a CDS encoding V-type ATP synthase subunit I — MLKPAKMQRLRIVFSKEYSAKVLTALHDMGVMQIEYVPENVSALMGHGESTAYAKLGDYAQRFRGLESLLYPSDSGKRYAFASIDELTGKADSIFIDGRVADIRKELDELAARRSELEESVAVLNNLPEQFRSDVGILSVSGVISFVVSGPGIKEFNAAAEKKLGGAVIVRGRRSTLVSIDKADEGAFGSVTEGLKLYVEAVPKLSGTARDELVRLNSEIGETRRRTRALEDELRHISNEYYPIVSAIREQLDIEVEKQEITTRLGVGKSVVAIDGWAPGNRLDLLRAELKRATNNSYVIDSVKTDVLPPTKLENPASAKLFEFFIRFYSLPRSDEFDPTLMFALVFPIFFGFMIGDVGYGIVMLLGSIWLIHRIAHPPKKSRIPRALANFVHTIVSNNGLNVIARSIIPGALIAIVLGVLFNEYFGFQLPYATPFNVEVHLSTLLVISGWIGVFMVSLGFMLGFLNRLFDGERRHALAKLGWLAAAWGIIIIGLAVLHKQPLGLGNPFALLSYFLLTGGVVTVLYGEGFQALMELPSLISHILSYTRLVGILLASVILAQVIDYVFMRGWYHSIWLGLVGTLILVVGQLFNIVIALFEPGIQGARLIYVEFFSKFFTGNGREFRPFASRRRRTLSSFELRAEES, encoded by the coding sequence ATGCTCAAGCCAGCAAAGATGCAGAGGCTCAGGATAGTCTTCTCCAAGGAGTACTCTGCAAAGGTGCTTACAGCACTGCACGACATGGGCGTGATGCAGATAGAGTACGTGCCCGAGAACGTGTCGGCGCTGATGGGCCATGGCGAAAGCACGGCCTACGCGAAGCTTGGCGACTATGCGCAGAGGTTCAGGGGCCTTGAGAGCCTGCTCTATCCGAGCGATTCGGGCAAGAGATACGCGTTTGCGAGCATAGACGAGCTCACGGGCAAGGCGGATTCGATATTCATAGACGGCAGGGTCGCTGACATAAGGAAGGAGCTCGACGAACTGGCTGCGAGGCGGAGCGAGCTGGAAGAGAGCGTGGCGGTGCTGAATAACCTTCCGGAGCAATTCAGGAGCGACGTAGGGATCCTGAGCGTTTCGGGAGTCATATCGTTCGTCGTGAGCGGCCCGGGGATTAAGGAGTTCAATGCTGCGGCAGAAAAGAAACTGGGCGGCGCGGTCATAGTCAGGGGCAGGCGCTCCACGCTTGTCTCGATAGACAAGGCCGACGAGGGCGCCTTCGGCTCGGTGACAGAGGGGCTGAAGCTTTACGTTGAGGCCGTGCCGAAGCTTTCAGGGACGGCGCGCGATGAGCTTGTGCGGCTCAACTCCGAGATAGGCGAGACAAGGCGCAGGACGCGCGCCCTCGAGGACGAGCTTAGGCACATATCGAACGAGTACTACCCAATAGTAAGCGCGATAAGGGAGCAGCTCGACATAGAGGTAGAGAAGCAGGAGATAACGACGAGGCTGGGCGTGGGCAAGTCCGTCGTGGCAATCGACGGCTGGGCGCCGGGCAACAGGCTCGACCTGCTCAGGGCCGAGCTCAAGAGGGCCACAAACAATTCTTACGTCATAGACAGCGTCAAGACCGATGTGCTGCCGCCCACAAAGCTCGAGAACCCTGCCAGCGCGAAGCTCTTCGAGTTCTTCATAAGGTTCTATTCATTGCCCAGGAGCGACGAGTTCGACCCGACGCTGATGTTCGCGCTCGTATTCCCGATATTCTTCGGCTTCATGATAGGTGATGTCGGCTACGGCATAGTCATGCTGCTGGGCTCCATCTGGCTCATACACAGGATAGCGCACCCCCCGAAGAAGAGCAGAATACCTAGGGCGCTCGCGAACTTCGTGCATACGATAGTGAGCAACAACGGGCTGAACGTCATAGCGCGCTCTATAATACCAGGAGCGCTCATAGCGATAGTGCTCGGCGTGCTGTTCAACGAGTACTTCGGCTTCCAGCTGCCATACGCGACGCCGTTCAACGTTGAGGTGCACCTGTCGACGCTGCTCGTCATATCAGGCTGGATAGGCGTCTTCATGGTGTCCTTAGGGTTCATGCTCGGCTTCCTCAACAGGCTCTTTGACGGCGAGCGCAGGCACGCGCTGGCCAAACTAGGTTGGCTGGCTGCGGCTTGGGGCATAATCATAATAGGCCTTGCTGTGCTGCACAAGCAGCCGCTCGGCCTTGGCAATCCGTTCGCTCTGCTATCGTACTTCCTGCTGACGGGCGGCGTAGTAACTGTGCTCTATGGCGAGGGCTTCCAGGCGCTGATGGAGTTGCCGTCGCTGATAAGCCACATACTCTCATACACCAGGCTTGTGGGCATACTGCTCGCATCGGTCATACTTGCGCAGGTCATAGACTATGTGTTCATGCGCGGCTGGTACCACTCCATATGGCTGGGCCTCGTTGGCACGCTCATACTGGTGGTAGGGCAGCTCTTCAACATAGTCATAGCGCTGTTCGAGCCCGGCATACAAGGCGCAAGGCTCATCTACGTGGAATTCTTCTCGAAGTTCTTCACGGGCAACGGCAGGGAGTTCAGGCCCTTCGCAAGCAGGCGCAGGCGAACGCTCAGCAGCTTCGAACTGAGGGCGGAGGAATCCTGA
- a CDS encoding 50S ribosomal protein L21e (mediates an interaction between 5S and domains II and V of 23S), whose protein sequence is MTKRSAGLFSGRTRHLARHHMPSKQGVRNVIKDFNVGDSVAIVPKGNFRDIPHPRYRGKVGRVVEKRGAAYVVELNVMNAKRQLVVAAAHLEKA, encoded by the coding sequence ATGACAAAGAGATCCGCAGGCCTCTTCTCGGGCCGCACAAGGCACCTGGCAAGGCACCACATGCCCTCGAAACAGGGCGTGCGCAACGTCATAAAGGACTTCAACGTGGGCGACAGCGTTGCGATAGTGCCAAAGGGCAACTTCCGCGACATACCGCACCCGCGCTACAGGGGCAAAGTGGGCAGGGTAGTAGAGAAGCGCGGCGCCGCTTATGTGGTAGAGCTCAACGTCATGAATGCGAAGCGCCAGCTTGTGGTCGCGGCAGCGCATCTCGAGAAGGCGTGA
- a CDS encoding DUF655 domain-containing protein: MEGERREEYAVVLDFLASGKSFSMRSEPVAQLIGEEWFTLLEATPKAGTQMSIGERVYIGRDERNKIEIIKYRISYDELTQTAKGDIDRIVLQIIKANEKRFVDVFNNAGPLNIREHSLELLPGIGKKHLQAILKAREERKFENFADITARVSLLQDPAKLIAERIIMELMGSERFYMFTKPYVRRAR; encoded by the coding sequence ATGGAGGGCGAGAGACGAGAGGAGTATGCGGTTGTGCTTGACTTTCTTGCGAGCGGCAAGTCCTTCTCGATGCGCTCCGAGCCGGTAGCGCAGCTGATCGGCGAGGAGTGGTTCACGTTGCTTGAGGCCACGCCCAAGGCCGGGACGCAAATGAGCATAGGTGAGCGAGTCTACATAGGCAGGGACGAGCGCAACAAGATAGAGATCATAAAGTACAGGATAAGCTACGACGAGCTGACCCAGACGGCTAAGGGCGACATCGATAGGATAGTGCTGCAGATAATCAAGGCGAACGAGAAGAGGTTCGTCGACGTGTTCAACAACGCCGGGCCGCTTAACATAAGGGAGCACTCGCTGGAATTGCTGCCCGGCATAGGGAAGAAGCACCTCCAGGCGATACTCAAGGCAAGGGAGGAGAGGAAGTTCGAGAACTTCGCGGACATAACGGCCAGGGTTTCGCTGCTGCAGGATCCGGCAAAGCTCATAGCTGAGAGGATAATAATGGAGCTTATGGGCAGCGAACGGTTTTACATGTTCACAAAGCCCTATGTAAGAAGGGCCAGATAG
- a CDS encoding valine--tRNA ligase, whose protein sequence is MYDPSAEYKWNDYWHERMLFRFDSKGEERPLFVIDTPPPFPTGELHMGQAYWVIYIDSIARYKRMKGFNVLYPLGWDTQGYPIEMAVEKQYGKGLGREDFYKRCVEVANANMAKMRAQMLLFGASFDESHEYVTMSEDYRRKVQLSIIEMYNKGMVYRAEHAVEWCPYCGASISREEAEDREESTTLNYVAFRLKDTGNEFVIATTRPELMHACVAIAVNPNDERYAQLIGKFVEVPIFDKSVKIIADESVESDFGTGAEMVCTFGDKQDIALYYKHNLKLVDSLTKDGRLKNAGKYDGLSIDEAKAAITARLSEMGLIKKQERMKHTVKVHDKCGHKAEFISAMQWFIKIKEHAERIKEQARQMNWVPESAVQRLYDWSNFIEWDWNVSRNRIFGTPIPFWICSDCGHIIAPDKASLPVNPALEKAPAKACPKCGSSKLVGETDTLDCWVDSSITPMVIAGWPDDMKLFSRAYPASLRIQGSDIIRTWAFYTTFRTWALTANKPFESIIAHGMILGPDGREMHKSWGNGVSPDELVKKYSIDSVRLWAAISGSAGKDKPFSVEDIEHAKAFIVKLYNSALFVKGAFADTKLPHEEPHKHFNVFDLWILNRLNQAVKEADSAYERYDLYGAVSALTNFYWHEFCDYYIENVKHRIYATAKAESRQAALFTLMHVLNESLRALAPVIPHVAEEVNSLFSGESIFISMFPAHTERKENADYVINGLVFKSAVVDVDYENAGAMLNNVISDVRKAKASHKLALNKPITLININVPDAYYNTVLAAREELREICKAGEVKVERGKEYSVFVQI, encoded by the coding sequence ATGTACGACCCAAGCGCGGAATACAAGTGGAACGATTACTGGCATGAGCGCATGCTGTTCCGCTTCGATTCTAAAGGCGAGGAAAGGCCTCTATTCGTGATTGATACGCCGCCTCCGTTCCCCACCGGCGAGCTGCACATGGGCCAGGCCTATTGGGTCATATACATAGACTCGATAGCGCGCTACAAGCGCATGAAGGGCTTCAACGTTCTCTATCCCCTTGGCTGGGACACGCAGGGCTATCCGATAGAGATGGCAGTTGAGAAGCAGTACGGGAAGGGCCTAGGGCGCGAGGATTTTTACAAGCGGTGCGTCGAGGTTGCAAACGCGAACATGGCGAAGATGAGAGCGCAGATGCTGCTTTTCGGCGCCTCTTTCGACGAAAGCCACGAATACGTGACGATGTCAGAGGATTACAGGCGCAAGGTGCAGCTCTCGATCATAGAGATGTACAACAAGGGCATGGTCTACAGGGCCGAGCATGCTGTTGAATGGTGCCCCTACTGCGGCGCATCGATATCAAGGGAGGAGGCCGAAGACAGGGAAGAAAGCACCACCCTCAATTACGTGGCCTTCAGGCTCAAGGATACCGGCAACGAGTTCGTCATAGCGACTACGCGCCCCGAGCTCATGCATGCGTGCGTCGCCATAGCAGTAAACCCGAATGACGAGCGCTATGCGCAGCTCATCGGCAAGTTCGTCGAAGTGCCAATCTTCGACAAGAGCGTGAAGATAATAGCCGACGAATCGGTGGAGAGCGACTTCGGCACTGGCGCCGAGATGGTCTGCACGTTCGGCGACAAGCAGGACATAGCGCTCTACTACAAGCACAATCTCAAGCTCGTCGACTCGCTCACCAAGGACGGGAGGCTGAAGAATGCCGGCAAGTACGATGGCCTGAGCATAGACGAGGCGAAGGCGGCCATAACCGCGCGCCTGTCTGAGATGGGCCTCATAAAGAAGCAGGAGCGGATGAAGCACACCGTGAAGGTGCACGACAAGTGCGGGCACAAGGCCGAGTTCATATCCGCCATGCAGTGGTTCATAAAGATAAAGGAGCATGCGGAGCGCATAAAGGAGCAAGCGCGCCAGATGAACTGGGTGCCTGAATCTGCGGTGCAGCGCCTCTACGATTGGAGCAACTTCATAGAGTGGGACTGGAACGTCTCGCGCAACAGGATATTCGGCACCCCGATACCATTCTGGATTTGCAGCGACTGCGGCCACATAATAGCGCCTGACAAAGCAAGCCTGCCGGTCAACCCGGCGCTCGAGAAGGCCCCGGCCAAGGCATGCCCCAAGTGCGGCTCAAGCAAGCTGGTCGGCGAGACCGACACGCTCGACTGCTGGGTCGATTCGTCCATAACTCCAATGGTTATAGCGGGCTGGCCTGACGACATGAAGCTGTTCTCGCGCGCATACCCGGCCTCGCTGCGCATACAGGGCAGCGACATAATACGCACGTGGGCGTTCTACACCACATTCAGGACCTGGGCGCTCACCGCCAACAAGCCGTTCGAGAGCATAATAGCGCACGGGATGATACTCGGCCCAGACGGCCGCGAGATGCACAAGAGCTGGGGCAACGGCGTATCGCCAGACGAGCTCGTGAAGAAGTATTCGATAGACTCGGTCAGGCTCTGGGCTGCGATAAGCGGCAGCGCTGGCAAGGACAAGCCGTTCTCAGTTGAAGACATCGAGCATGCGAAGGCCTTCATAGTGAAGCTCTACAATTCTGCACTTTTCGTCAAGGGCGCGTTTGCTGATACAAAGCTACCGCATGAGGAGCCGCACAAGCATTTCAATGTCTTCGACCTGTGGATACTCAACAGGCTCAACCAGGCAGTGAAAGAAGCAGACTCTGCATATGAGAGATATGACCTCTATGGCGCTGTGAGCGCGCTTACCAACTTCTACTGGCACGAGTTCTGCGACTATTACATAGAGAACGTGAAGCACAGGATATACGCCACGGCAAAGGCGGAGAGCAGGCAGGCCGCGCTGTTCACCCTCATGCACGTCCTGAACGAATCGCTCAGGGCTCTCGCGCCCGTAATACCGCATGTCGCAGAAGAGGTCAACTCGCTCTTCAGCGGCGAAAGCATATTCATATCAATGTTCCCGGCGCATACGGAAAGAAAGGAGAATGCAGATTACGTAATCAATGGCCTCGTGTTCAAGAGCGCCGTAGTAGACGTTGATTACGAGAATGCGGGCGCAATGCTGAATAACGTCATAAGCGACGTCAGGAAGGCGAAGGCAAGCCACAAGCTCGCCCTCAACAAACCGATAACGCTAATAAATATAAATGTTCCTGACGCATACTATAATACGGTCCTCGCAGCCAGGGAAGAATTGCGTGAAATATGCAAGGCGGGCGAGGTAAAGGTTGAGAGAGGCAAGGAGTATTCTGTGTTTGTGCAGATATAG
- a CDS encoding superoxide dismutase yields the protein MDDITGLKKYELQPLPYKVDGLEPYISKDIVDVHYNGHHKGYVNTSNALIDRLNGIVKGDVTSYDLHGVLRNLTFNISGNKLHTLYWGNMAPSGKGGGAPGGKIADMINRQYGSFDKFKKLFTEAANSNPGSGWAVMNYDGENGNLQIMTIENHFMNHLAEMPVLLIMDEFEHAYYLQYKNKRADYVGNWWNIVNWDDVEKKLGKYLDR from the coding sequence ATGGATGATATAACCGGATTGAAGAAATACGAGCTGCAACCCCTGCCGTACAAGGTCGACGGGCTGGAGCCCTACATAAGCAAGGACATAGTGGACGTGCACTACAATGGCCACCACAAGGGCTACGTCAATACCTCGAACGCACTCATAGACAGGCTCAACGGCATAGTCAAGGGCGACGTGACAAGCTACGACCTGCACGGAGTTCTTAGGAACCTGACGTTCAACATCAGCGGCAACAAGCTGCACACCCTTTACTGGGGCAACATGGCGCCGAGCGGCAAGGGAGGAGGCGCTCCTGGAGGGAAGATAGCGGACATGATAAACAGGCAGTACGGCTCATTCGATAAGTTCAAGAAGCTCTTCACGGAAGCAGCAAACTCGAATCCGGGGAGCGGATGGGCGGTGATGAACTACGACGGTGAGAACGGCAACCTGCAGATAATGACCATAGAGAACCATTTCATGAACCATCTTGCAGAGATGCCCGTGCTGCTCATCATGGACGAGTTCGAGCACGCATATTACCTGCAGTACAAGAACAAGCGGGCGGATTACGTGGGCAACTGGTGGAACATAGTCAACTGGGACGACGTAGAGAAGAAGCTTGGGAAATACCTGGACAGGTGA
- the topA gene encoding DNA topoisomerase I — translation MGTLIIAEKPSVALRIAIALGNGAQRRIQKGRVGYFEIDGKERTYVAAAVGHLFTVRQKGTGHGYPIMDVEWAPSYLVSKSSYFTKEYLDTLKEVAKECSAFVNACDYDTEGTVIGTNIIKELSALPTDRLAGVAKRMKFSTTTTRDLLAAYSELSPLDMDNFYAGEARHILDWIWGINLSRALTSALSGSVHMPLSIGRVQGPSLALLAKRELEIAAFVPKPFWKVIAAVNGVDFTDTKGEMFDKSVAEKAYEAANAHKDSGMVMSVEEHEDYRRAFPPFDLTSLQIEASRSLHLDPSVTLSLAQSLYERSYISYPRTSSQKLPGSLGLPRILEDLSKNPTYSELASRLVSAKRFRPVEGAKVDEAHPAIFPTGVVPKALSAQEAKLYDLIVRRFMACFAEEALIATSKVAIDFGVETFSASGARIKKKGWMEYYTFARVNEKELPAFVPNSVVHASSMEQRQLETQPPRRYSKASIISELEKHGLGTKATRAGIVDTLFRRNYVEGSQIKVTEFGMTVYNALEKNCEMIVREETTRRLEDDMESIAQGKKSEGEVIEEGKAMLLEAIKTFDTNKAQIAEAMKTSLMSASVIGKCPKCGGDLVIRRSKIGKQFVSCSNYPKCTVSYPLPQNAKIVPTGEVCPHCHTPIVKVIRRGRPPFEIDLDPTCVSKKEFMAKLAEKKAQAAAKKDETSPPRKKRKPAAKKAARPAKKPAKGVAAAA, via the coding sequence ATGGGCACGCTCATAATAGCCGAGAAACCAAGCGTCGCGCTCAGGATAGCCATAGCGCTAGGCAACGGCGCGCAGCGCAGGATACAGAAGGGCCGCGTCGGTTATTTCGAGATCGACGGCAAGGAGCGCACGTACGTGGCAGCGGCCGTAGGCCATCTGTTCACCGTAAGGCAGAAGGGCACGGGGCACGGCTACCCGATAATGGACGTGGAGTGGGCGCCCTCATACCTTGTCAGCAAGAGCTCTTACTTCACCAAGGAATACCTTGACACCCTTAAGGAGGTCGCAAAGGAATGCAGCGCGTTCGTCAACGCCTGCGACTACGACACCGAGGGCACGGTCATAGGCACCAACATAATAAAGGAGCTGAGCGCGCTTCCCACAGACAGATTGGCAGGCGTGGCGAAGCGCATGAAGTTCTCCACCACCACGACTCGCGACCTGCTGGCCGCGTACAGCGAGCTTTCGCCGCTCGACATGGACAACTTCTATGCAGGCGAGGCGCGCCACATACTCGACTGGATATGGGGGATAAACCTGAGCAGGGCGCTCACATCTGCGCTGAGCGGTTCTGTGCACATGCCGCTTAGCATCGGGCGCGTGCAGGGCCCGTCGCTGGCACTGCTGGCGAAGCGCGAGCTCGAGATTGCGGCATTTGTGCCGAAGCCGTTCTGGAAAGTAATAGCTGCTGTGAACGGCGTAGATTTCACGGACACGAAGGGCGAGATGTTCGACAAGAGCGTTGCCGAGAAGGCCTACGAGGCAGCGAATGCGCACAAGGACAGCGGCATGGTTATGTCGGTGGAGGAGCACGAGGACTACAGGCGCGCCTTCCCTCCGTTCGACCTTACCTCGCTTCAGATAGAGGCCAGCAGGTCGCTGCACCTCGACCCTTCAGTCACGCTGTCGCTGGCCCAGTCGCTGTACGAACGCTCGTACATCTCATATCCGAGGACGTCCTCGCAGAAGCTCCCAGGCTCGCTCGGCCTGCCGCGCATCCTGGAAGACCTGTCGAAGAACCCTACGTATTCCGAGCTGGCTTCCAGGCTCGTCAGTGCGAAGCGCTTCAGGCCGGTCGAAGGGGCGAAGGTCGACGAGGCGCATCCGGCCATATTCCCCACGGGAGTTGTACCGAAGGCGCTCTCCGCCCAGGAGGCTAAGCTCTATGACTTGATTGTAAGGCGCTTCATGGCGTGCTTCGCGGAAGAGGCCCTGATAGCGACATCAAAGGTCGCAATAGATTTCGGCGTGGAAACGTTCAGCGCGTCAGGCGCCAGGATAAAGAAGAAGGGCTGGATGGAGTACTATACGTTCGCAAGGGTGAACGAGAAGGAGCTGCCCGCGTTCGTGCCAAATTCTGTCGTGCATGCGAGCAGCATGGAGCAGCGCCAGCTCGAGACGCAGCCGCCGAGGCGCTACTCGAAGGCGAGCATAATATCCGAGCTCGAGAAGCACGGCCTTGGCACTAAGGCGACGCGCGCAGGCATAGTCGACACGCTGTTCAGGCGCAACTACGTGGAAGGCTCGCAGATAAAGGTGACAGAGTTCGGGATGACGGTCTACAATGCGCTCGAGAAGAACTGCGAGATGATAGTCAGGGAAGAGACCACGCGCAGGCTCGAGGACGACATGGAGTCGATAGCGCAGGGGAAGAAAAGCGAGGGCGAGGTCATAGAGGAAGGCAAGGCGATGCTCCTCGAGGCCATAAAGACCTTCGACACTAACAAGGCGCAGATAGCCGAGGCGATGAAGACGAGCCTGATGAGCGCGAGCGTCATTGGCAAATGCCCGAAATGCGGCGGCGACCTGGTGATAAGGCGCTCCAAGATAGGCAAGCAGTTCGTGTCGTGCTCCAACTATCCGAAGTGCACCGTATCGTACCCGCTTCCGCAGAACGCCAAGATAGTGCCCACGGGCGAGGTGTGCCCGCACTGCCACACGCCGATAGTGAAGGTGATAAGGCGCGGCCGGCCGCCGTTCGAAATCGATCTCGATCCTACATGCGTCTCGAAGAAGGAGTTCATGGCGAAGCTTGCGGAGAAGAAGGCCCAGGCAGCTGCAAAGAAAGACGAGACCTCTCCGCCAAGGAAAAAGCGCAAACCAGCTGCAAAGAAGGCTGCCCGGCCCGCCAAGAAACCTGCCAAAGGCGTTGCAGCTGCTGCCTGA